From the Euphorbia lathyris chromosome 6, ddEupLath1.1, whole genome shotgun sequence genome, one window contains:
- the LOC136233381 gene encoding uncharacterized protein has protein sequence MKQLAPLEMVQHLKEVLGSNGQMVHVEDIVARKAIYVRIPEELSENTKSALKYMGITNLYSHQAESIMACLAGKNVVVSTMTSSGKSLCYNVPVLEVLSQNMSSCALYLFPTKALAQDQLRALLAMTKGFDTTLSVGIYDGDTSKMERRWLRDNARVLITNPDMLHMSILPFHKEFNRILSNLRFVVIDEAHAYRGAFGCHTTFIFRRLRRICSHVYGSDPSFIFSTATSANPREHCMELANLSTLELINNDGSPSARKPFALWNPVSRLGGSDEDGSVSEHKRTSPISEVSYLFAEMIQHGLRCIAFCKSRM, from the exons ATGAAACAGCTGGCACCTTTGGAAATGGTTCAACATCTCAAAGAGGTCCTTGGATCAAATGGACAA ATGGTGCATGTCGAAGACATTGTTGCAAGAAAAGCTATATATGTGAGAATTCCAGAGGAACTCTCTGAGAACACAAAATCTGCCCTGAAATATATGGGGATCACTAACTTATATAGTCACCAG GCTGAGTCTATTATGGCTTGCCTTGCTGGGAAGAATGTGGTAGTGTCAACAATGACATCTAGTGGGAAGTCCCTTTGCTATAATGTTCCAGTTCTTGAAGTCTTGTCCCAGAACATGTCATCATGTGCTTTATACTTGTTTCCAACTAAG GCGTTAGCTCAAGATCAACTAAGGGCGTTGTTAGCCATGACAAAAGGATTTGATACTACCTTAAGTGTTGGCATATATGATGGTGACACTTCTAAAATGGAAAGGAGATGGCTACGTGATAATGCTAGAGTG CTAATCACAAATCCAGATATGTTACACATGTCAATCTTACCTTTTCATAAAGAATTCAATCGAATTTTATCAAACCTTAG gtTTGTGGTGATAGATGAAGCTCATGCTTACAGAGGAGCATTTGGATGCCATACTACTTTTATATTTAGAAGACTTCGTCGAATCTGTTCTCATG TTTATGGAAGTGATCCTTCATTCATTTTCTCAACTGCAACTTCTGCTAACCCTCGTGAACATTGCATG GAACTTGCAAACCTTTCAACATTGGAGCTCATCAATAATGACGGTAGTCCCTCTGCACGAAAACCTTTTGCTCTCTGGAATCCTGTTTCACGTTTGGGA GGGTCAGATGAAGATGGCAGTGTCTCTGAACATAAAAGAACAAG TCCAATTTCTGAAGTCTCATACCTCTTTGCGGAAATGATTCAACATGGACTTCGTTGCATAGCTTTTTGCAAATCACGCATGTAA